GGGCGATTTTGGCGACTTTCGCTCCGCGCGCGTCGCCTTGTTCCATTTCGTCAAGCTGTGAGCCGCGCAAACTCACCAGCGCGAGTTCGGTGCATGAAAACACGCCGCCTATCAGGAAGAAGATGAAAACGAAGACGATATCCAAGGCCAAAGACATGGTTCAAGTCTAGATGAGGCGCGGGATAGTGCTATAGAAATGGCGGTGAGCACAAAGGTTGCTGGTTACTGAAAGTGATTATGCGGTATTTCCGTTGGTTGCTTTTGGCAACCAACAAACTTTGTGCTGCTAGAACGAAAGCACCTCGACCTTGCCGGTGTCCAGCTGGTAGCGTGCGCCCACGATGGAGAGTCGCTGTGCCGCCAACGCTCGTTGTATTACGTCTGAGCGATCGACTAAAGCTTCGATGGTGCGGGCGATATGGACGCGTTCGAAATCGTCGGTATCGCTGAGTGCAGCCTCCTGCGCGGCCAGGACGGAGGCGCCGACCGAGCGGACGAGTACGGATTCGGAGGCTGCGATAAGTTCTTCCATCTTGTCGAAGACGTCGTCGGAGTCGATACCCGTGCGTGCTTGGGAAACTTCTGTATCGTTTGCCGCAGGGTCGATCATTTCGGAATCCGTCACTTCTGCGGCGAAAGCCGCGCCAAGGTCGATGCCGGCTCCGGAAGCGATGGTATCAAGTTCCGCGACGGCGCTCGCCACGGCCCCGCAATGCTGGTGTCCGAGCACGACGAGAACGCTCACACCCAGATGCGTCACGGCGTATTCCAACGAGGCAATGACCGCATCATCCAGCGTCTGCCCGGCTGTGCGCACGGTGAACATGTCACCCAAACCCTGGTCGAAAATGATTTCCGGCGGCACGCGCGAGTCCGAGCAGGAGAGTATGGCCGCGTCCGGATGCTGTCCGTCGATCAGTGATTTACGCGTCTCAAGATCCTGCCAAGGGTGCTCGGCCTGCCCCGAGGCGAAGCGCGCGTTGCCCTGCAGCATACGGCTCCAGGTCGCATTGGCCGTGGATTCGGCGGAATTCGGGTTGTTGTCTTGTGAGCCATTGGCCTGTGGGTTATTTTCGGCGTTGGCGGTCTTGTCTGTCTCATGAGTGTTGGTCATATCGGCTCTCCTTGGCGTACGGCGTAGGCGCAAGTGCACCTTGGTTCTTAAGATTTTACTCTGTTCGTCATCCTGCGAAATGTCGGTCGTCGCTATACGTACTTGCTTGCGAAAACTGCTGCTGCGGATGAGGCAATGATTGTGGATTGCCATCGCGATTGTGTTTCATCCTGTAAAGGGTAATTGACCTGTCTGGAAGGCGCGCCCACGTCGCTTCACTCCTTGTGGAACCCTCACCCTGTTGTGTTACGTATAAATGTAAAGATTGCATCAATGGGTTTACTGATGGCTAATTTGCGCTAGACAGTTTAAGGTACTACAACTAATAAATATGAG
The window above is part of the Bifidobacterium sp. ESL0732 genome. Proteins encoded here:
- a CDS encoding carbonic anhydrase, encoding MLQGNARFASGQAEHPWQDLETRKSLIDGQHPDAAILSCSDSRVPPEIIFDQGLGDMFTVRTAGQTLDDAVIASLEYAVTHLGVSVLVVLGHQHCGAVASAVAELDTIASGAGIDLGAAFAAEVTDSEMIDPAANDTEVSQARTGIDSDDVFDKMEELIAASESVLVRSVGASVLAAQEAALSDTDDFERVHIARTIEALVDRSDVIQRALAAQRLSIVGARYQLDTGKVEVLSF